In Anaerolineales bacterium, a single window of DNA contains:
- a CDS encoding glycosyl transferase: protein MKLSIIIPAYNEADSLEKVVEGVYAVNLGEVDKEVIISNDGSRDRSQDIIQDLQARYPGLIAYHSPTNLGKGAAVRLGIAISSGDIITIQDADMELDPSEYPRLLSPLLDQRARVVYGSRFLHSKVKLNRTSRLANRFLTTLSNLLFGGHLTDMETAYKMFYREALDGIRLRCVRFDFEPEITSQFLKKGYQILEVPITYSPRTVEAGKKISWVDGYEAIYTLIRCRFFHRG from the coding sequence ATGAAACTCAGCATCATCATACCGGCATATAACGAAGCGGATTCACTAGAGAAGGTGGTGGAAGGTGTTTATGCTGTGAACCTGGGAGAAGTCGATAAAGAGGTCATCATCTCCAACGATGGATCGCGCGATCGCTCCCAAGACATTATCCAAGATCTCCAGGCCAGGTATCCGGGATTGATCGCGTACCATTCACCCACCAACCTGGGCAAAGGCGCAGCAGTGCGCCTGGGCATCGCCATTTCCTCAGGCGATATCATCACCATCCAGGACGCCGATATGGAGCTGGATCCGAGCGAATATCCCCGCTTACTCTCCCCCTTGCTTGATCAGCGGGCCAGGGTAGTCTATGGTTCCCGATTCTTGCACTCAAAAGTAAAGCTGAACCGCACTTCCCGCCTCGCTAACCGATTTCTAACCACTCTTTCCAACCTGCTGTTCGGCGGGCACCTCACCGACATGGAAACCGCTTATAAAATGTTCTATCGTGAGGCTCTGGATGGTATCCGCCTGCGCTGTGTCCGTTTCGATTTCGAGCCGGAAATCACCTCCCAATTTTTGAAAAAAGGGTACCAGATCCTGGAAGTCCCGATCACCTACTCCCCTCGCACGGTCGAGGCTGGCAAGAAGATATCGTGGGTGGATGGCTATGAAGCCATATACACCTTGATCCGCTGTCGATTCTTCCATCGAGGCTGA